A section of the Cutibacterium granulosum genome encodes:
- a CDS encoding MFS transporter, which translates to MFWQNLKCLWRHPRFRRILGVRIFTQAADGTLQVGMASYVLLSPEQQPDAWSIAMVLAITLLPFCLLGPFVSLVLDRWSRQRILVGTDGLRCLIALMLGVLVWNGARDKASHIALLILLLVAMSMNRFLLTALTAGLEHTIDKREYLTASSIMPIIGPLGLMLGAVIATAVRLIAGRHMPVHHADTIIFVISATLFAFSVGLGMRFDRWELGPTRIDRSERASDVLRSALEGFRHCAKLPTVRTGLTFIGVQRVLFGVYSVAMILGYRNLLHAQTDINGAMGDMMVWGVVMGTGIVLSAAFMPPLVHGIGMRRALTSLMVATAVVQVFPGAIINRFALLIASFFIGVFAQSVKAGTDTICQAHVADAFKGRVFIVYDMVYNAAFVGGSALAAALVPDEGMSTPHLLGLGGAYLLLGIGFLLRTHRYGDTEFNRGTALGGEPLAIQETLHVED; encoded by the coding sequence GTGTTCTGGCAGAACCTCAAGTGCCTGTGGCGTCACCCCAGGTTCCGCAGGATCCTTGGGGTACGCATCTTCACCCAGGCTGCGGACGGCACCCTACAGGTGGGCATGGCCTCCTACGTCCTGTTGTCGCCGGAGCAGCAGCCGGACGCGTGGTCCATTGCCATGGTGCTTGCCATCACGCTGCTGCCCTTCTGTCTGCTCGGCCCATTCGTCTCCTTGGTGCTGGATCGATGGTCACGGCAACGCATCCTCGTGGGAACGGACGGTCTGCGTTGCCTCATCGCCCTGATGCTGGGCGTACTGGTGTGGAACGGCGCACGCGACAAGGCCTCCCACATCGCCCTGCTCATCCTGCTGCTGGTGGCGATGAGCATGAACCGTTTCCTGCTCACGGCACTCACTGCCGGGCTGGAACACACCATTGACAAGCGCGAATATCTGACGGCCTCGTCGATCATGCCGATCATCGGGCCGCTGGGGCTCATGCTGGGTGCCGTCATCGCGACTGCCGTGCGCCTGATCGCCGGCCGACACATGCCGGTGCATCATGCCGACACCATCATCTTCGTCATCTCGGCGACGCTCTTCGCATTCTCGGTGGGTCTGGGCATGCGATTCGACCGTTGGGAGCTCGGACCGACCCGCATCGATCGCAGCGAGCGTGCCTCCGACGTGTTGCGCTCGGCCCTGGAGGGGTTCCGTCACTGCGCCAAGCTGCCCACGGTACGTACTGGGTTGACGTTCATCGGCGTCCAGCGGGTGCTGTTCGGGGTGTACTCGGTGGCAATGATCCTCGGTTACCGCAATCTGCTGCACGCCCAGACCGACATCAACGGGGCGATGGGCGACATGATGGTGTGGGGTGTCGTCATGGGAACGGGGATCGTGCTGTCGGCGGCATTCATGCCCCCCTTGGTGCATGGCATCGGTATGCGGCGGGCCCTGACCAGTCTCATGGTCGCCACCGCCGTGGTGCAGGTGTTCCCCGGGGCGATCATCAATCGATTCGCCCTGCTCATTGCGTCGTTCTTCATCGGTGTGTTCGCCCAGTCGGTCAAGGCGGGCACCGACACCATCTGTCAGGCCCACGTCGCCGACGCCTTCAAGGGGCGTGTCTTCATCGTCTACGACATGGTCTACAACGCAGCCTTCGTCGGCGGATCCGCGCTGGCTGCAGCTCTCGTCCCCGATGAGGGCATGTCCACCCCGCACCTCCTGGGTCTGGGTGGGGCGTACCTGCTGCTGGGGATCGGTTTCCTGCTGCGCACCCATCGGTACGGCGATACGGAGTTCAATCGGGGCACTGCCCTGGGCGGGGAACCACTGGCCATCCAGGAGACCCTGCACGTGGAGGACTGA
- a CDS encoding formate--tetrahydrofolate ligase yields the protein MAMKSDLQIAREARLEPIEHVANRASIPESYLEHYGRDVAKVSLDIEQAHEGRPRAKYVVVTAVTPTPLGEGKTTTAVGLAQGLEKIGRKTMLALRQPSMGPTFGIKGGAAGAGYSQVLPMEKLNLHLTGDFHAITAAHNLLAAMIDNHLHQGNALDIEPHSISWRRVVDVNDRALRNTIVGLGSRIDGVPRQTGFDITAASEVGVILSLATSLADLRARLGRIVVAYTRSGEPVSAEDLHAAGAMTVIMKDAIKPNLLQTTENTPVLVHAGPFGNIATGNSSVIADQVGSRCGDFLLTEAGFGADMGAERFFNIKCRTSGLHPDAAVLVVTVRALKAHSGRYKVVAGKPLPPDMLADSPEDVLAGADNLRKHIEIVRTFGVSPIVALNVFPDDHDDEIDAVRRVAEQEGAHFAASTHVVDGGNGAMELARAVVDACDQPTDFRYTYDLADSLETKIEKIATEVYGADGIDISPQAAKDLAHFEELGYGRLPVVMAKTHLSLSHDPQLKGRPTGWRLPVREVRAAVGAGYVYAICGNMRTMPGLGAHPAAERIDIDDNGQVVGLF from the coding sequence ATGGCAATGAAGTCGGATCTGCAGATCGCCCGGGAGGCTCGCCTCGAGCCCATTGAGCACGTTGCGAACCGGGCCTCGATCCCGGAGAGCTACCTCGAGCATTACGGCCGCGACGTCGCCAAGGTGTCCCTGGACATCGAGCAGGCCCACGAGGGACGCCCCCGTGCCAAGTACGTCGTCGTCACCGCCGTGACCCCCACCCCACTGGGGGAGGGCAAGACGACGACGGCAGTCGGACTGGCCCAGGGACTCGAGAAGATCGGTCGGAAGACGATGCTCGCCCTGCGTCAACCCTCGATGGGGCCGACCTTCGGCATCAAGGGCGGCGCTGCCGGGGCCGGATACTCCCAGGTGCTCCCCATGGAGAAGCTCAACCTGCACCTCACAGGCGACTTCCACGCCATCACCGCCGCCCACAACCTCCTGGCGGCAATGATCGACAATCACCTGCACCAGGGCAACGCCCTCGACATCGAACCGCACTCCATCTCGTGGCGTCGCGTGGTCGACGTCAACGACCGGGCCCTGCGCAACACCATCGTCGGTCTGGGATCCAGGATCGACGGTGTGCCCCGGCAGACCGGATTCGACATCACCGCAGCCAGCGAGGTTGGCGTCATCCTGTCCCTGGCCACCTCGCTGGCCGACCTACGAGCCCGGCTGGGGCGCATCGTCGTCGCCTACACCCGCAGCGGTGAGCCGGTGAGTGCCGAGGACCTCCATGCGGCAGGTGCCATGACCGTCATCATGAAGGACGCCATCAAACCCAATCTGCTGCAGACCACCGAGAACACCCCGGTGCTCGTCCACGCCGGACCATTCGGCAACATCGCCACCGGAAACTCCTCGGTCATCGCCGACCAGGTGGGCAGCAGGTGCGGTGACTTCCTGCTCACCGAGGCCGGATTCGGTGCCGACATGGGAGCCGAACGGTTCTTCAACATCAAGTGCCGCACCTCTGGCCTGCACCCCGACGCCGCCGTCCTGGTGGTGACGGTTCGCGCCCTCAAGGCACACTCGGGACGCTACAAGGTCGTCGCCGGGAAACCACTACCCCCCGACATGCTTGCCGACAGCCCCGAAGACGTACTCGCCGGTGCCGACAACCTGCGCAAGCACATCGAGATCGTCCGCACCTTCGGAGTGTCGCCGATCGTGGCACTCAACGTCTTCCCCGACGACCATGACGACGAGATCGATGCGGTGCGCCGTGTCGCCGAGCAGGAAGGTGCCCATTTCGCCGCCTCCACCCACGTCGTCGATGGAGGCAACGGAGCCATGGAGCTGGCCCGCGCCGTCGTCGACGCCTGTGACCAACCCACCGATTTTCGGTACACCTATGACCTGGCCGACAGTCTGGAGACCAAGATCGAGAAGATTGCCACCGAGGTCTACGGGGCCGACGGCATCGACATCTCGCCGCAGGCCGCCAAGGACCTCGCCCACTTCGAGGAGCTGGGCTACGGTCGACTTCCCGTCGTCATGGCCAAGACCCACCTGTCGCTGTCCCACGACCCCCAGCTCAAGGGTCGTCCCACCGGTTGGCGTCTGCCGGTGCGTGAGGTGCGCGCTGCCGTGGGCGCCGGGTACGTCTACGCGATCTGCGG